From Saccopteryx leptura isolate mSacLep1 chromosome 3, mSacLep1_pri_phased_curated, whole genome shotgun sequence, one genomic window encodes:
- the LOC136397160 gene encoding leukocyte immunoglobulin-like receptor subfamily A member 5, which translates to MLSLLSALLCLGLSLGQRTRMQTETLPKPTIWAEPGSVIPWKSNGTIWCQGTLEAQEFHLCTEDMNTSLDRQKPLEPGDKAKFFIKEFYAGRYYCKYFSPTGWSEHSEPLEMVVTGSYGKPSLSALPSHVLTSGENMTLQCGSVQAFDSFVLTKEGEHRLSWTLNSHHHGNKWFRALFPVDLMNLSHNWTFRCYGYFNKIPHEWSHPSDPLDLLVSGGSDDQSLLPTESSPQKEHLTPSAHHQTSQTSRVVRRSPQLWAWAHGVMFCDGKVGVLGGNSASGVTVVYTDLRDLFVHFQDYTVENIINMTVEDTSFVLQACHLLELVHDPSEAEVLCYDLSLAQQGHRRDKGSGMNSESVLGFVFTLQSPDAHFEMVNLQCENCPSELYEDSYVT; encoded by the exons atgctgtccctcctctctgctcttctctgcctCG GGCTGAGTCTGGGCCAGAGGACCCGCATGCAGACAG AGACGCTTCCTAAACCCACCATCTGGGCTGAGCCAGGTTCTGTGATCCCCTGGAAGAGTAATGGTACCATCTGGTGTCAGGGGACCCTGGAGGCCCAGGAGTTCCATCTGTGTACAGAAGACATGAATACGTCCTTGGACAGACAGAAACCACTGGAGCCCGGAGACAAGGCTAAATTCTTCATAAAAGAGTTCTATGCAGGGAGATACTACTGTAAATACTTCAGCCCCACTGGCTGGTCAGAGCACAGTGAACCCCTGGAGATGGTGGTGACAG GATCCTATGGTaaacccagcctctcagccctgcccagccatGTCCTGACCTCAGGAGAGAACATGACCCTCCAGTGTGGCTCAGTACAGGCATTTGACAGTTTTGTTCTGACTAAGGAAGGAGAACACAGGCTCTCCTGGACCCTGAACTCACATCATCATGGCAATAAGTGGTTTCGGGCGCTGTTTCCTGTGGACCTTATGAACCTCAGCCACAACTGGACATTCAGATGCTATGGATATTTTAACAAAATCCCCCATGAGTGGTCTCATCCCAGTGACCCCCTGGATCTACTGGTTTCAG GAGGCTCTGATGATCAGTCTCTCCTCCCCACGGAGTCAAGCCCTCAGAAGG AGCACCTGACACCATCAGCCCATCACCAAACAAGTCAGACCTCAAGAGTGGTGAGGAGAAGTCCTCAGTTATGGGCCTGGGCTCATGGGGTCATGTTCTGTGACGGGAAAGTAGGAGTCCTGGGTGGAAATTCAGCATCAGGGGTGACTGTGGTCTACACTGACCTCCGTGATCTCTTTGTCCACTTCCAAGACTACACAGTAGAGAACATCATCAACATGACTGTG GAGGACACCAGCTTCGTGCTCCAGGCTTGTCATCTACTGGAGCTAGTTCATGATCCATCAGAAGCTGAGGTCCTTTGTTATGACCTGTCCCTAGCACAGCAGGGACACAGAAGGGACAAGGGATCTGGGATGAACTCTGAATCTGTCCTGGGATTTGTCTTCACCCTGCAGAGCCCTGATGCCCACTTTGAGATGGTCAATCTGCAGTGTGAAAACTGCCCTTCTGAGCTCTATGAGGACTCGTATGTCACCTGA